Proteins found in one Nostoc sp. NIES-3756 genomic segment:
- a CDS encoding DUF433 domain-containing protein — MMSQSEIITASPDVMSGTPVFAGTRVPVSTLLDYLKAGESIDDFLEGFPTVKREQVIAFLEAAQAQILKLVA, encoded by the coding sequence ATAATGAGTCAATCAGAAATCATTACCGCATCTCCAGATGTGATGAGTGGTACGCCAGTCTTCGCAGGAACACGAGTACCTGTGTCAACCCTGCTGGATTATTTAAAAGCAGGAGAGTCTATTGATGATTTTCTAGAAGGATTTCCCACAGTCAAACGAGAACAGGTTATTGCTTTTCTAGAAGCCGCACAAGCACAGATTTTAAAGCTAGTTGCATAA
- a CDS encoding stage II sporulation protein M, with amino-acid sequence MNIQRWVARREANWQRLDALLRKVETKRLKSLKASEIRELASLYRSVAADLARAQTQQVGNILTHNLQSLTSRGYTQIYQGSRRQEWQAVVEFYRWGLPAAIQQTFAYTATATALFVLGLIIAWWYAWQDPTFMSLIVPERLITQVRDEHKLWMGSIVGIEPLASSGIMINNIKVSFGAVAGGITAGAITVYIMVFNGLLIGAIATLVGQNNLAYPFWAFVFPHGALELPAIFFAGGAGLLLARAILFPGEYRRGDALKLYGSQAVQLVFGIVPMLVIAGIIEGFISPNPRIPEPLKYLLGSSLFMLLFMYSNRRKLSVKR; translated from the coding sequence ATGAATATTCAACGTTGGGTTGCACGGCGCGAAGCAAATTGGCAGCGTTTAGATGCTTTATTAAGAAAGGTGGAAACCAAGAGGCTCAAGTCTCTCAAAGCCTCAGAAATTAGAGAGTTAGCGAGTTTATATCGTTCAGTAGCGGCAGATTTAGCACGCGCCCAGACACAGCAAGTTGGTAACATTTTGACACATAATTTACAATCCTTGACAAGTCGTGGCTATACGCAGATTTATCAAGGTTCGAGAAGACAAGAATGGCAAGCAGTAGTGGAATTTTACCGATGGGGGCTACCAGCCGCGATACAACAAACATTTGCGTATACTGCCACAGCTACCGCTTTGTTTGTTCTAGGGCTAATCATTGCTTGGTGGTATGCTTGGCAAGACCCCACATTTATGTCTTTAATCGTACCAGAACGCTTAATTACTCAAGTACGAGATGAGCATAAATTGTGGATGGGGTCAATCGTTGGGATTGAACCTTTGGCTTCAAGCGGGATTATGATTAACAATATCAAAGTGTCCTTTGGTGCTGTGGCTGGCGGCATCACAGCCGGGGCAATTACAGTTTATATCATGGTTTTTAATGGCTTGCTCATAGGTGCGATCGCTACATTGGTAGGGCAGAATAACCTAGCTTATCCCTTTTGGGCATTCGTTTTTCCCCACGGTGCTTTAGAATTACCCGCTATCTTTTTTGCTGGTGGGGCTGGCTTGTTATTAGCAAGAGCCATTTTATTTCCTGGCGAATATCGTCGAGGAGATGCCTTAAAACTCTACGGTTCTCAAGCCGTGCAGTTAGTTTTTGGCATTGTACCAATGTTAGTTATTGCCGGAATTATTGAGGGATTTATCTCACCTAATCCCAGGATTCCTGAACCTCTCAAGTATTTATTAGGCAGTAGTTTATTTATGCTTTTATTTATGTATTCTAATCGGCGGAAATTATCAGTTAAAAGATAG
- a CDS encoding RDD family protein, which translates to MHLFNRVKYRTPESIELEFTLAGIGNRAWALIIDYLILAVTWVVFFLAWVFISAQLVDWWTATFGSAVGLWLVAIAFIVSFAMYAGYFAFFETLWQGQTPGKRSVKIRVVRDDGRPIGMQQATLRALLRPFDEFLFIGAFLIMFTRLEKRLGDFVAGTIVIQAEAPNTSSNLSISQAAKSLHEELLQITDFSILLPDDFAVIREYLQRRSTMTAKARSGLSIKLAEQVQEILHLEKVPTTSSDVFLEAVYLAYTLDSTGK; encoded by the coding sequence ATGCACTTATTTAATCGAGTCAAATACCGCACACCTGAAAGTATAGAGTTGGAATTTACCCTTGCGGGGATTGGTAATCGCGCCTGGGCTTTAATAATTGATTATCTGATTTTGGCTGTGACTTGGGTGGTGTTTTTCCTTGCTTGGGTCTTTATTTCCGCACAGTTAGTAGATTGGTGGACAGCAACTTTTGGTTCTGCTGTAGGGCTTTGGCTAGTGGCGATCGCATTTATTGTTAGCTTTGCGATGTACGCTGGTTACTTTGCCTTTTTTGAGACTTTATGGCAAGGACAAACACCTGGTAAACGCTCTGTTAAAATTCGCGTAGTCCGAGATGACGGCAGACCAATTGGGATGCAGCAGGCGACTTTACGCGCTCTGTTGCGTCCTTTCGATGAGTTCTTGTTTATTGGCGCTTTTTTAATTATGTTTACTCGCCTAGAAAAGCGTCTTGGTGATTTTGTCGCTGGTACGATTGTGATTCAAGCCGAAGCCCCAAATACCTCATCAAATTTGAGTATTTCTCAAGCTGCTAAATCACTCCATGAAGAGTTACTCCAAATCACCGATTTCTCAATATTATTGCCTGATGACTTTGCTGTTATTCGTGAGTATTTACAACGACGCAGCACAATGACTGCTAAAGCCAGAAGTGGCTTATCGATTAAATTAGCCGAACAAGTTCAAGAAATTCTCCATTTAGAAAAAGTACCAACCACTAGTTCTGATGTCTTTCTAGAGGCTGTTTACCTTGCATATACCCTAGATTCCACAGGTAAGTGA
- a CDS encoding ATP-binding protein has protein sequence MFTPKSDNAIEKQGLVDKTVDLTNCDKEPIHIPGLIQPHGVLLVLQEPSLDIIQVSSNTQEIIGQKPERLLGKPLSYLFEAKQIKKIQQCLSEDFESINPLNLSIKHLKKSIDVDGIVHRLNKVIILELELKTTKIETDFFDFYHQVKGTITRFQKAPTLLEMCQIVVKEVRRITGFERVMVYRFDQEGAGSVIAEDTDQATPYLDLRYPASDIPKQARHLYTLNWLRLIPDAHYQPVPLIPANNPLTNQPLDLSLSALRSVSPIHLEYMHNMGVTASMSISLLQNQQLWGLIACHHSTPKYVPYDIRTACEFIGQVMSVELANKEASEDIDYKMQLKSLQTQFVEALSQAEYLFEGMVQLKSQLLHLVNATGAVIYSGKQCLRVGKTPSEDEVHALLDWIKPHLHESLFESRSLTQDYPPAASYAAIASGVLALEISRVHRNYILWFRPEVIQTVNWGGNPHKPVEVATDGSLRMSPRKSFDLWQETVRGCALPWKSCEIAAVSELRSLIVGIVLRQADEIASMNFELQRSNEELDSFAYIASHDLKEPLRGIHNYANFLMEDYADVLNDDGVAKLQTLVRLTQRMEDLINSLLHFSRLGRAELMRQTVNLHELVQQAIATLTIARPQSEVEFRLPQTLPSIECDRAQVNELFTNLISNAIKYNDKPQKWVEIGYIDQELPSPIFYVRDNGIGISPQHIEKIFQIFRRLHGRDEFGGGTGAGLTIARKIVERHGGRIWLESTHGQGSTFYFTLSGEEIS, from the coding sequence ATGTTTACTCCTAAAAGCGATAATGCAATAGAAAAACAGGGACTGGTTGATAAAACAGTTGATTTGACAAACTGTGACAAAGAACCGATTCATATTCCAGGATTAATTCAGCCTCATGGGGTGCTGTTAGTTTTACAAGAACCTTCTCTAGATATCATTCAAGTGAGCAGCAACACTCAGGAAATAATTGGTCAAAAACCTGAAAGATTGCTGGGCAAACCTTTATCATATTTGTTTGAGGCAAAGCAAATTAAGAAAATTCAGCAATGTCTGAGTGAGGATTTTGAAAGTATTAATCCCCTAAATCTTTCTATTAAACATCTCAAGAAATCAATAGATGTTGATGGCATTGTGCATCGTCTCAATAAGGTAATTATTCTGGAACTAGAGTTAAAAACGACAAAGATAGAAACTGATTTTTTTGACTTTTATCATCAGGTAAAGGGAACAATTACGCGCTTTCAGAAAGCACCTACACTGCTGGAAATGTGCCAAATTGTTGTCAAGGAAGTCCGGCGCATCACAGGTTTTGAGCGCGTCATGGTCTACCGCTTTGACCAAGAAGGTGCAGGTAGTGTCATTGCTGAGGATACTGATCAAGCAACACCTTATCTCGATTTACGCTACCCAGCCTCTGACATTCCCAAGCAAGCCCGACATCTTTACACCCTCAACTGGTTACGATTGATTCCCGATGCTCACTACCAGCCTGTTCCCTTAATTCCAGCAAATAATCCTCTAACTAATCAGCCACTAGATTTAAGCCTGTCGGCATTGCGGAGTGTGTCTCCAATTCACTTGGAATATATGCACAATATGGGTGTGACTGCTTCTATGTCCATTTCGCTGCTGCAAAATCAACAGCTTTGGGGATTAATTGCTTGTCATCATTCAACACCTAAGTATGTTCCTTACGATATTCGCACTGCTTGTGAGTTTATTGGTCAGGTGATGTCTGTGGAACTGGCGAACAAAGAAGCTAGTGAGGACATCGACTACAAAATGCAGTTGAAGTCGTTGCAAACTCAATTTGTTGAGGCTTTGTCTCAGGCTGAGTATTTGTTCGAGGGGATGGTACAACTCAAATCACAATTACTTCATTTGGTAAACGCCACGGGAGCAGTGATTTATAGTGGTAAGCAGTGCCTTCGTGTGGGGAAAACACCTTCAGAGGATGAGGTTCACGCCTTACTTGATTGGATTAAACCGCATTTGCATGAAAGTTTATTTGAAAGTCGATCGCTCACTCAAGATTATCCCCCAGCCGCATCGTATGCTGCGATCGCTAGTGGGGTGTTAGCACTGGAAATTTCTCGAGTTCACCGTAATTACATCCTCTGGTTTCGTCCAGAGGTGATTCAAACTGTGAATTGGGGCGGGAATCCTCATAAGCCTGTGGAAGTAGCCACCGATGGTAGTTTACGCATGTCTCCCCGCAAATCCTTTGATTTATGGCAAGAAACGGTGCGGGGTTGTGCTTTGCCTTGGAAATCTTGCGAAATTGCCGCAGTTTCCGAACTACGTAGCCTGATTGTGGGTATTGTGCTACGTCAAGCCGATGAAATAGCCTCAATGAATTTTGAATTACAACGCAGCAATGAAGAACTCGATTCCTTTGCTTATATTGCTTCTCACGACTTGAAAGAACCACTACGGGGCATTCACAATTACGCTAACTTCTTAATGGAAGATTATGCAGATGTCTTAAATGACGATGGGGTAGCGAAGTTGCAAACCCTGGTGCGGTTGACGCAACGGATGGAAGATTTGATTAATTCATTATTGCATTTCTCCCGGTTAGGACGCGCCGAACTGATGCGGCAAACGGTGAACCTGCATGAGTTAGTACAGCAGGCGATCGCCACCCTTACCATTGCCCGACCACAAAGTGAAGTGGAATTTCGTCTCCCCCAAACTCTACCTAGTATAGAGTGCGATCGCGCCCAAGTTAATGAGCTTTTCACCAACTTAATCAGCAATGCGATTAAATATAATGATAAACCCCAAAAATGGGTGGAAATCGGCTATATTGACCAGGAATTACCCTCCCCCATTTTCTACGTCCGTGATAATGGTATCGGTATCTCGCCTCAACATATTGAGAAAATCTTTCAGATTTTCCGCCGCTTACATGGACGCGATGAATTTGGCGGCGGAACAGGGGCAGGATTAACTATTGCCAGAAAAATTGTCGAACGACACGGTGGGCGAATTTGGTTAGAATCTACTCATGGGCAAGGTAGCACATTTTACTTTACCTTGTCAGGGGAGGAAATCTCTTGA
- a CDS encoding response regulator produces the protein MNRDSTLFVPQKPPLLVVEDSNEDFEALQRFLQRSPLKITIQRCLNGEQALAFLYRTGDYSDRQNFPRPGLILLDLNLPGTDGREVLRRIKEDDNLKTIPVVVFTTSDNPKDIDDCYRYGVNSYIVKPINFEQLKQDVQTLVNYWFEVTTLPNYLED, from the coding sequence TTGAACCGCGATTCAACCCTGTTTGTGCCGCAAAAACCGCCACTTTTAGTAGTGGAAGACAGTAATGAAGACTTTGAGGCACTGCAACGGTTTTTGCAGCGATCGCCCCTGAAAATTACCATTCAGAGGTGCCTGAATGGGGAGCAAGCCTTGGCCTTTCTTTACCGGACTGGCGACTATAGCGATCGCCAAAATTTCCCCCGTCCTGGCTTGATTTTGCTCGATTTAAACCTACCCGGAACCGATGGCAGAGAGGTGTTACGCCGCATTAAAGAGGATGATAATTTAAAAACAATTCCAGTTGTAGTGTTTACTACCTCTGACAACCCTAAAGATATTGATGACTGTTATAGATACGGAGTGAACAGTTATATAGTTAAACCTATCAACTTTGAGCAACTGAAACAGGATGTGCAAACGCTAGTAAACTATTGGTTTGAAGTGACGACACTTCCTAATTATCTAGAGGATTAG
- a CDS encoding DUF5615 family PIN-like protein, which yields MNILIDECIDRRLTRQLSGHTVKTVPQMGWAGLPDGELLRLAQNEFDVFITVDRNLPFQQNLAVLDLAVLVLQAPSNRLADIQVLMSQILAIVDTVPKGTATVVS from the coding sequence GTGAATATTTTAATTGACGAATGTATTGACAGAAGGCTGACAAGACAGTTGTCGGGACACACTGTAAAAACAGTGCCGCAGATGGGTTGGGCTGGCCTTCCAGATGGAGAACTCTTACGTTTAGCCCAAAATGAATTTGATGTGTTTATTACAGTAGATAGGAATTTGCCATTTCAACAAAACTTGGCGGTTTTAGATTTAGCTGTTCTGGTATTGCAAGCACCGTCAAATCGATTAGCAGACATTCAAGTGCTGATGTCGCAAATCTTGGCCATTGTTGACACCGTGCCAAAGGGTACAGCAACAGTGGTAAGTTAA
- the clpB gene encoding ATP-dependent chaperone ClpB, with the protein MQPTNPNQFTEKAWEAIAHTPEIAKQHQQQQIESEHLMKALLEQDGLASGILTKAGVNLQKVNDRTEQFIQRQPKVSGNSTSVYLGRSLDTLLDRADGHRKDFKDEYISIEHLFLAYAKDDRFGKALLQEFGLDESKLKNIIKQVRGSQTVTDQNPEGKYQSLEKYGRDLTEAARKGQLDPVIGRDDEIRRTIQILSRRTKNNPVLIGEPGVGKTAIAEGLAQRIVAGDVPQSLKDRKLISLDMGAMIAGAKFRGEFEERLKAVLKEVTESGGNIVLFIDEIHTVVGAGATQGAMDAGNLLKPMLARGELRCIGATTLDEYRKYIEKDAALERRFQQVYVDQPSVEDTISILRGLKERYEVHHGVKISDSSLVAAATLSSRYISDRFLPDKAIDLVDEAAARLKMEITSKPEELDEIDRKILQLEMEKLSLQKESDAASRERLERLEKELADLKEEQRTLSAQWQSEKDVITKLQSVKEEIDKVNLEIQQAERDYDLNRAAELKYGKLTNLHRRLEDTERELTQAQGTGKSLLREEVTEADIAEIISKWTGIPISKLVESEKEKLLHLEDELHHRVIGQDEAVTAVADAIQRSRAGLADPNRPIASFVFLGPTGVGKTELAKALASYMFDTEEAMVRIDMSEYMEKHAVSRLIGAPPGYVGYEEGGQLTEAIRRRPYAVILFDEIEKAHPDVFNIFLQILDDGRVTDAQGHTVDFKNTIIIMTSNIGSQYILDIAGDNSRYDEMRHRVMEAMRNSFRPEFLNRIDEIIIFHGLDKRELRQIVQLQVERLRKRLGDRKISLRLSDAALDFLAEVGYDPVFGARPLKRAIQRELETQIAKAILRGEFNDGDTIFVDVQNERLSFSRLPVEVFTS; encoded by the coding sequence ATGCAACCAACCAATCCTAATCAATTTACAGAAAAAGCCTGGGAAGCGATCGCCCATACGCCTGAGATTGCTAAACAGCATCAACAGCAGCAGATAGAAAGTGAACATCTGATGAAGGCGCTACTGGAACAAGATGGTCTGGCCAGTGGGATTTTGACCAAAGCAGGTGTGAACTTACAAAAAGTTAATGATCGCACTGAACAATTTATCCAACGTCAGCCTAAAGTTTCTGGTAACAGCACCTCAGTTTACCTGGGGCGGAGTTTGGATACTCTTTTAGACCGGGCGGACGGACATCGTAAAGATTTTAAAGACGAATATATTTCTATTGAACATTTATTCTTGGCTTACGCCAAAGATGATCGCTTCGGTAAAGCTTTGCTGCAAGAGTTCGGCTTAGATGAAAGCAAACTAAAAAATATTATTAAGCAAGTTCGTGGGAGTCAAACAGTGACCGACCAAAATCCAGAAGGCAAATACCAATCACTGGAAAAATACGGGCGTGACCTCACAGAAGCAGCCCGTAAAGGTCAACTTGATCCAGTCATTGGTCGGGATGATGAAATTCGCCGCACCATCCAAATTCTCTCTCGCCGCACCAAAAATAACCCAGTGTTAATTGGTGAACCAGGTGTAGGTAAAACGGCGATCGCCGAAGGTTTAGCCCAGCGTATCGTGGCTGGTGATGTACCCCAGTCCCTTAAAGACCGCAAGTTAATCTCCTTAGATATGGGGGCGATGATTGCGGGGGCAAAATTCCGGGGTGAATTTGAAGAACGTCTCAAAGCAGTATTAAAAGAAGTCACCGAATCCGGCGGCAATATAGTTTTATTTATTGATGAAATTCATACTGTTGTGGGTGCAGGTGCAACTCAAGGGGCTATGGATGCCGGTAACTTGTTAAAACCCATGTTGGCGCGGGGTGAATTGCGCTGTATTGGGGCGACAACCTTGGATGAATACCGCAAATATATCGAAAAAGATGCGGCGCTAGAAAGACGTTTCCAACAGGTTTACGTAGACCAGCCTAGTGTAGAAGATACAATTTCTATTTTACGTGGGTTGAAGGAACGCTATGAAGTTCACCACGGGGTGAAGATTTCCGATAGTTCCTTGGTAGCTGCTGCTACATTGTCTAGCCGTTATATTAGCGATCGCTTCCTTCCAGATAAAGCCATTGACTTGGTAGACGAAGCCGCCGCTAGGTTGAAGATGGAGATTACCTCCAAGCCAGAAGAACTTGACGAAATCGACCGGAAGATTCTGCAATTAGAGATGGAAAAGCTATCTCTGCAAAAAGAAAGTGATGCAGCTTCCCGGGAACGGTTGGAAAGATTAGAGAAGGAACTGGCTGATCTCAAAGAGGAACAAAGAACCCTCAGCGCCCAATGGCAATCTGAAAAGGATGTCATTACCAAACTTCAGTCTGTCAAGGAAGAAATTGACAAGGTTAACTTAGAAATTCAGCAAGCCGAAAGAGATTACGACCTCAACCGCGCCGCCGAACTCAAGTATGGTAAGTTAACCAACTTGCACCGCAGACTGGAAGATACAGAAAGAGAACTAACCCAAGCCCAAGGCACAGGTAAATCTTTGTTACGGGAAGAAGTCACCGAAGCCGACATTGCGGAAATCATTTCTAAGTGGACAGGCATCCCCATCAGCAAGTTAGTAGAATCTGAGAAAGAGAAACTCCTACACTTAGAAGATGAATTGCATCATCGGGTAATTGGACAAGATGAAGCTGTTACAGCCGTCGCCGATGCGATTCAGCGATCGCGTGCTGGTTTAGCTGATCCTAACCGTCCCATTGCTAGTTTTGTCTTCCTTGGCCCCACTGGTGTAGGTAAAACCGAACTGGCAAAGGCGTTAGCTTCATATATGTTCGACACCGAAGAAGCAATGGTGCGAATTGATATGTCTGAGTACATGGAGAAACACGCCGTTTCCCGCTTAATCGGTGCGCCTCCAGGGTATGTAGGTTACGAAGAAGGTGGACAACTCACAGAAGCCATCCGTCGCCGTCCTTACGCAGTTATTCTCTTTGACGAAATCGAGAAGGCACACCCCGATGTATTTAATATCTTCCTACAAATCCTTGATGATGGTCGTGTAACTGATGCCCAAGGTCATACTGTGGACTTCAAGAACACAATCATTATTATGACCAGTAACATCGGTTCGCAGTACATCCTTGATATAGCTGGGGATAATTCCCGCTATGATGAAATGCGTCATCGGGTAATGGAGGCGATGCGGAATAGCTTCCGTCCTGAGTTCCTCAACCGGATTGATGAGATCATTATCTTCCACGGTTTAGATAAGCGAGAATTGCGGCAGATTGTCCAGTTGCAAGTAGAAAGGTTACGCAAAAGATTGGGCGATCGCAAGATATCCCTCAGACTCTCCGATGCTGCTCTTGACTTTTTAGCCGAAGTAGGTTACGATCCCGTATTCGGGGCGCGTCCACTAAAACGGGCGATTCAGCGCGAGTTAGAAACACAAATTGCTAAGGCGATTTTGCGCGGTGAATTTAACGATGGCGACACAATTTTTGTCGATGTGCAGAATGAGCGGTTGTCCTTTAGTCGCTTACCTGTTGAGGTGTTTACTAGTTAG
- a CDS encoding isocitrate lyase/PEP mutase family protein → MSSSQKLRQLLAKPEIIVIPGVYDCLSAKLAENIGFDVVATSGFGIAASTLGLPDYGFLTATEMLYSVGRIAQSVSIPLIADLDTGYGNALNVTRTIKDAVQLGVAGVLLEDQEWPKKCGHFEGKRVISQAEHVLKIRAAVEARGDSGLVIIARTDARGPLGLDEAIARGHAYIEAGADILFVEAPQSVAELRAIAAAFPNVPLVANIVEGGKTPQISAAELQNLGFKIVFFPLTGLLAVTQTLTTCLTHIKEQGSTANFTDIVNFQDFQGLVGVPQFLQMEQKFLER, encoded by the coding sequence ATGTCTTCTAGCCAAAAACTGCGACAGTTACTTGCAAAACCTGAAATTATAGTGATTCCTGGTGTTTATGATTGCTTGAGTGCAAAATTAGCTGAAAATATAGGTTTTGATGTAGTGGCTACTAGTGGTTTTGGTATTGCTGCATCTACTTTAGGTTTGCCAGATTACGGTTTTCTCACAGCAACGGAAATGTTATATAGTGTGGGGCGTATCGCTCAATCTGTGAGTATTCCTTTAATTGCCGATTTAGATACTGGCTATGGCAATGCTTTAAATGTAACGCGGACTATCAAGGATGCTGTACAGTTGGGTGTGGCGGGTGTGTTGCTGGAAGATCAAGAATGGCCGAAAAAGTGTGGACATTTTGAAGGGAAGCGAGTTATATCTCAAGCCGAACACGTTCTTAAAATTCGCGCAGCCGTGGAAGCGCGTGGTGATAGTGGTTTAGTTATTATCGCCCGTACAGATGCCCGTGGCCCACTGGGCTTAGATGAAGCGATCGCCCGTGGTCATGCTTATATTGAGGCAGGTGCAGATATACTATTCGTAGAAGCGCCCCAATCTGTGGCAGAATTGAGAGCGATCGCCGCAGCTTTTCCTAACGTACCTTTAGTAGCTAATATTGTGGAAGGTGGCAAAACTCCACAAATCTCCGCCGCCGAGTTGCAAAATTTAGGTTTTAAAATTGTGTTCTTCCCCCTTACTGGTTTATTAGCAGTCACACAAACTCTCACAACTTGCTTAACTCATATCAAAGAACAGGGAAGCACCGCCAATTTCACAGATATAGTCAACTTTCAAGATTTTCAAGGCCTTGTCGGTGTTCCCCAATTTCTGCAAATGGAACAAAAGTTTTTAGAGAGGTAG
- a CDS encoding TIGR02450 family Trp-rich protein, translating to MTKKQKFPYLVGSKWTATKKIDGWRHFQVVNRKNQGKWVYAEMVAACDPKVRFWLNAKLLQDGFQWQAGWQSLQEIEEADKALGSRE from the coding sequence ATGACTAAAAAACAGAAATTTCCTTACCTAGTTGGTTCCAAGTGGACAGCAACAAAGAAAATAGATGGTTGGCGACACTTTCAAGTAGTTAACCGCAAAAACCAGGGTAAATGGGTTTATGCCGAGATGGTTGCTGCTTGTGACCCCAAAGTCCGCTTTTGGCTCAACGCCAAGTTGTTACAAGATGGTTTCCAGTGGCAAGCAGGCTGGCAATCATTGCAAGAAATTGAGGAAGCAGATAAGGCATTAGGAAGTAGGGAATGA
- a CDS encoding Hsp20/alpha crystallin family protein, protein MAIMRWEPFREIERLEPFREIDTLQRQMNRLFDRLMPTDGGEKAGFAFVPAAELEESDDAVHLRLEVPGLEANDIHVEASPESISISGERKYENKTEENGITRSEFRYGKFQRVIPLPTLIQNDKVQAEYKNGILRLTLPKAESERNKVVKVNIG, encoded by the coding sequence ATGGCAATCATGCGGTGGGAACCATTTCGAGAAATTGAACGCTTAGAACCATTCCGCGAAATTGATACCTTGCAACGACAAATGAACCGCCTATTTGACAGATTAATGCCTACAGATGGCGGTGAAAAAGCGGGATTTGCATTTGTACCTGCGGCTGAACTCGAAGAATCTGACGATGCCGTTCATTTACGGCTAGAAGTACCTGGCTTAGAAGCAAATGATATTCATGTAGAAGCTAGTCCAGAATCAATTTCGATTAGCGGGGAACGTAAATATGAAAATAAGACTGAAGAGAATGGTATCACTCGTTCCGAATTTCGATATGGTAAATTCCAACGAGTAATTCCTCTACCCACTCTCATTCAAAACGACAAAGTACAAGCTGAGTACAAAAATGGTATCCTTCGTCTAACTTTACCCAAAGCAGAGTCGGAAAGAAATAAAGTAGTCAAAGTCAATATTGGTTAA
- a CDS encoding glycerophosphoryl diester phosphodiesterase membrane domain-containing protein, with translation MTGNFGSPNPTQPLSVGNVVSAGLRLYRSHLKDYFLLALKAYVWILVPVYGWAKFYALSALISRLAFGDLVDQPESIPSGQRFVNSRLWQFLLALLLLFLIGIGIGLGVIIFSALLGVLSAVLLGGVGQQGNPVIYFVFILIAFALGIVLFLSVMWLLTRLYLVDLPLAVEEGIEATSAISRSWELTQGHVWRILLISFVGFLITLPIQIVVQIITSILQAVFLPLIQDGNTIFALLYFVLVLLLSFSGGALLVPFWQSIKAVIYYDLRSRREGLGLKLRDREI, from the coding sequence ATGACCGGAAACTTTGGTTCGCCCAATCCCACACAACCTTTAAGTGTAGGAAATGTTGTCAGTGCGGGGCTACGCTTATATCGTTCTCATCTGAAGGACTACTTTTTATTAGCATTAAAGGCTTATGTCTGGATACTTGTTCCGGTTTATGGGTGGGCTAAGTTTTATGCCCTCAGTGCGCTAATTTCACGCCTAGCCTTTGGTGATTTGGTCGATCAACCTGAGAGTATTCCATCGGGGCAGCGTTTTGTCAACTCTCGATTATGGCAGTTTTTGTTAGCGTTGCTCTTATTATTTTTAATCGGTATTGGCATTGGCTTGGGAGTAATAATTTTTTCTGCTTTACTAGGAGTGTTATCTGCGGTACTTCTTGGGGGAGTAGGACAGCAAGGTAATCCTGTTATTTATTTTGTGTTTATTCTCATTGCTTTTGCACTTGGGATTGTACTATTTTTGTCTGTTATGTGGTTGTTGACACGTTTATACTTAGTAGATTTACCTTTAGCTGTGGAGGAAGGTATTGAGGCAACTTCTGCTATTAGTCGTAGTTGGGAATTAACTCAAGGTCATGTTTGGCGAATACTTTTAATTTCCTTCGTTGGTTTCTTAATTACACTTCCCATTCAAATCGTAGTTCAGATTATCACATCTATTTTACAAGCAGTATTTTTACCTTTAATTCAGGATGGTAATACCATATTTGCTTTGCTTTATTTTGTCCTGGTTTTACTTCTCAGTTTTAGCGGTGGAGCGTTGCTAGTACCCTTCTGGCAAAGTATCAAAGCGGTAATTTATTATGACTTGCGTAGTCGTCGTGAAGGGTTAGGCTTAAAGTTACGCGATCGCGAAATTTAG